From the genome of Geminocystis herdmanii PCC 6308, one region includes:
- the cas10 gene encoding type III-A CRISPR-associated protein Cas10/Csm1, which translates to MNNTEVTNHQIALSVLQEGIKKLAQWLELDFPSLPLIQHQSIIKAKEIISWKEESEFKPLNLLFDSIHIQNYKSQEKTHYSPSIVLKNSFPILPSPVLNIPEMADFKTQVKEIISNFNHEDLSNLSLLNLCLEKIGSHISYGENDIAYSDFIKSLAMIAVSLNNNPSADNIGLIGGDLSGIQNFIYTISADGALKSLRARSFFLELVTAEITQQLLTELNLPPTNIIYAGGGNLYILTNDNHEENQRISNVIKARFNDWFSKSYQGKMFLALDYVTLPVDSLSSDQLSQYWQKIPQKLGSQKQQKFSNQIRDFLAPKPSYESCQVCHRDDQVKLKPLNPHNLDSSSACWVCRTMFELGSRLFKVKAIVRVKRAKNRTFDRTERVNKIVLPGYEYYLYESINKALSVDNAETIFLINNWDLANYKEEKIKPILLGNYGKKTELENESGFMSASEMTEIARKSGKIARVAYLRMDVDNLGKIFAQGLAEKLNLPRLASLSRQMTYFFKVYLNTLATEKNYNLLFIYAGGDDLFISGVWDEVIDFAFQIYESFREYTGYNSSVTLSAGISFAGAKYPLYQSANESGEAEEKAKGNGRDSLGLFGEVFKWEEWLGKENINVNQLEIDDNLREYLGGNVSLSLFGVKPFVDALQNIKDSYSRNFVQNLLATAKIQEQKIKEVEKKKATLTYPQEIDDVKYFLHLPKIAYTLARLPSHIQNNPQFEPIKSSLKSPYNARYYSAIATWLELLNRSS; encoded by the coding sequence ATGAATAATACAGAAGTAACAAATCATCAGATTGCCCTTTCAGTTTTACAAGAAGGGATAAAAAAATTAGCCCAGTGGCTAGAGTTAGATTTTCCTTCGTTACCATTGATACAACACCAGTCAATTATCAAGGCTAAAGAGATTATTTCATGGAAAGAAGAATCAGAATTTAAACCTTTAAATTTACTGTTTGATTCTATTCATATTCAGAATTATAAATCACAAGAAAAAACTCATTATTCACCATCTATTGTTCTCAAAAATAGTTTTCCGATTCTTCCTTCACCTGTATTAAATATTCCTGAAATGGCTGATTTTAAAACGCAGGTAAAAGAGATAATTAGTAATTTTAACCATGAAGATTTAAGCAATTTATCTTTATTAAATTTATGTTTAGAAAAAATTGGATCTCACATTAGTTATGGGGAAAATGATATTGCTTATAGTGATTTCATTAAATCTCTAGCAATGATAGCTGTTAGTTTAAATAATAATCCTTCTGCTGATAACATCGGTTTAATAGGTGGGGATTTATCAGGTATTCAAAATTTTATCTATACAATTTCTGCCGATGGTGCATTAAAATCTTTACGCGCAAGAAGTTTTTTCCTTGAATTAGTTACCGCAGAAATAACTCAACAATTATTAACAGAATTAAATTTACCTCCCACTAATATCATTTATGCTGGAGGAGGAAATCTTTATATTTTAACGAATGATAATCATGAAGAAAATCAAAGAATAAGTAATGTTATTAAAGCTCGTTTTAATGATTGGTTTAGCAAAAGTTATCAGGGTAAAATGTTTTTAGCTTTAGACTATGTAACTTTACCTGTGGATAGTTTAAGTAGTGATCAATTATCCCAATATTGGCAGAAAATTCCTCAAAAATTAGGAAGTCAGAAACAACAAAAATTTAGTAATCAAATCAGAGATTTTTTAGCCCCAAAACCTAGTTATGAATCTTGCCAAGTTTGCCATCGAGATGATCAAGTAAAATTAAAACCATTAAATCCCCATAATCTCGATTCTTCCTCCGCTTGTTGGGTGTGTCGCACGATGTTTGAGTTGGGCAGTCGTTTATTTAAAGTTAAGGCGATCGTACGAGTAAAAAGAGCTAAAAATAGAACATTCGATCGAACCGAAAGGGTGAATAAAATTGTTTTACCCGGTTATGAATATTATCTTTATGAGAGTATAAATAAGGCTTTATCTGTGGATAATGCAGAGACAATTTTTCTAATTAATAATTGGGATTTAGCTAACTATAAAGAGGAGAAAATTAAGCCTATTTTACTAGGTAACTATGGCAAAAAAACTGAGTTAGAAAATGAATCAGGTTTTATGTCTGCCAGTGAAATGACGGAAATTGCCAGAAAATCGGGCAAAATTGCGAGGGTTGCTTATTTACGCATGGATGTTGACAATTTAGGTAAAATTTTTGCTCAAGGTTTAGCTGAGAAATTAAACTTACCTCGTTTAGCTAGTTTATCCCGTCAAATGACTTATTTTTTCAAGGTTTATTTGAATACTTTAGCAACGGAAAAAAATTATAATTTACTATTTATTTATGCAGGAGGAGATGATTTATTTATTAGCGGTGTTTGGGATGAAGTGATAGACTTTGCCTTTCAAATTTATGAATCTTTTCGAGAATATACGGGTTATAATTCTAGCGTTACTTTATCGGCAGGAATTAGTTTTGCAGGGGCAAAATACCCTCTCTATCAATCTGCTAATGAGTCGGGAGAAGCGGAAGAAAAAGCTAAGGGAAATGGTAGAGATAGTTTAGGTTTATTTGGGGAAGTTTTTAAGTGGGAAGAATGGTTAGGGAAAGAAAATATTAATGTTAATCAGTTAGAAATAGATGATAATTTGAGGGAATATTTAGGGGGTAATGTTTCTTTAAGTTTATTCGGTGTTAAGCCTTTTGTCGATGCTTTACAAAACATAAAAGATAGCTATTCTCGCAATTTTGTTCAAAATTTATTGGCAACTGCTAAAATACAAGAACAGAAAATTAAAGAAGTAGAAAAGAAAAAAGCAACTCTTACTTATCCTCAAGAAATTGATGATGTCAAATATTTTTTACACTTACCAAAAATAGCTTATACTTTGGCTAGATTGCCTAGTCATATTCAAAATAATCCACAATTTGAACCTATTAAAAGTTCTTTGAAAAGTCCTTACAATGCTCGTTATTACAGTGCGATCGCAACTTGGTTAGAGTTATTAAATCGTTCATCATAA